In Thermofilum pendens Hrk 5, the sequence GATAGCGAGGGACGCTTTGTCGAAGAAGAGCCTCTTCGAGGAGGTCCAGCTCTACCTGAAGGAAGCCGCTAGGATCGCAGAAGAGTACGGGGTCGAGGTGAAGCTCCCCTCGCTGTACGCCGACGCGAAGAGGAGGTCCTGCCCCTACATAGACTCCAACTACGCGGTGGTACTGTGGAACGGGGACGTAGTACCATGCATGGACCTCGCCTACACGCACCCCCTATACACGAACATGCACTACAAGCTGGTGAGGCGCGTGGTATTCGGGAACGCCTCCAGGGAGCCCCTCGGAGAGATATGGGAAAGCCCGAGGTACAGGGCGTTCCGAGAGGCCCGCAGGAAGCTCTCCGACAACGTGCCCTGGTGCGGAGACTGCCCCTTCGCTACCTCGAACTGCTGGTACGTATCGGCGAACGAGTTCGACTGCTACGGCAACGAGGTGGGCTGCAACGAGTGCCTGTACAGCGCGGGGCTAGCGCACTGCCTGGTCTAGGCGTACGAGCGAGTACTGGACTGTTATCACCCCGCTAACCCCGCGAAGGGCGGAGATCAGGTTCTTCAGCCTCCCACCCTCCCCCCGCACCCCTAGAACCTCCAGGCAGAGGTCCTCGCTGAGGTGCATGTGGAGCGACGCGGAGATCTCGGGGTAGTCGTGCTGGGCGTCTGTGACCCCGTAGACTGTCTCGCCCCGGGAGTGGTCGTAGAGGACTATTATCGCCCCGGCATAGCGCGCGCCGTCCTCCAGGCTCTGCGAGGCGTACGCCATTATGGCGTCCGAGACCAGCCTGGAGCGGTTACTTATCCTCGTCCTCTCCGCGAGCTCCTCGAGGGCTTTGTAGACCTCGTCGGGCACCGTGAGGCTAATACGCCTCATAGGTATTCTGGTGCGACGAAGGTAAATAAAGGCAGTGCTCGGGGCGCGCGAAACCAGGAAAAAGGAAACAATGGAGATTTTACGCTAGCCCGAGCCCCTCAGCCCTCCGATATCCTCCTCCAGCTACCTCTCCAGCCCCCGTGCACGTCGTTAAGCCTGCTTTACGGGGACCTCGACCGCCGCCGCGAAGCCCTTCTCGACGAGCTCCCGGAGGTCCAGCCTCACCAGGTGCCTTTCGTCGCCTCCCCCCGCGTAGACCTCCCCGGCATCGAGTAGCCTCGAGTCGACGTAGACCTTGAGGCGCTTCCTGTGCCCGACCGGTGGAACCCCGCCGGGCTCGTACCCAGTCTCCTCTACTACCTCCTCCCTACGGGCTAGGCGGAGCCTCCTGTACCCGAGGAGCCTGGCGAGCCTCGACTGGTCTACCTTCAAGTCTGCCCTCACGACTACGAGCACCGTTTCGCCTCCATCGGACTTGAAGACTACGGTCTTGGCTATCCTGTCCAAGCCTACCCCGAGGCTCTCGGAGGCTTCAAGCGACGTGGCGGCGCGGGACACCTCGACTATCTCGAAGCGGAGGCCGGCAGACGAGAGAAACGACTCCAGGTCCTTCGCGCCGAGCACCGCGGTCACCGCTGCTACTCCTGGTACACCTTCACGTAGTCTACCTCGAG encodes:
- a CDS encoding CopG family ribbon-helix-helix protein, whose amino-acid sequence is MRRISLTVPDEVYKALEELAERTRISNRSRLVSDAIMAYASQSLEDGARYAGAIIVLYDHSRGETVYGVTDAQHDYPEISASLHMHLSEDLCLEVLGVRGEGGRLKNLISALRGVSGVITVQYSLVRLDQAVR
- a CDS encoding YbaK/EbsC family protein, whose amino-acid sequence is MLGAKDLESFLSSAGLRFEIVEVSRAATSLEASESLGVGLDRIAKTVVFKSDGGETVLVVVRADLKVDQSRLARLLGYRRLRLARREEVVEETGYEPGGVPPVGHRKRLKVYVDSRLLDAGEVYAGGGDERHLVRLDLRELVEKGFAAAVEVPVKQA